A section of the Rhodobacter sp. genome encodes:
- a CDS encoding pyruvate, phosphate dikinase produces the protein MATRNLSLVDYTEITGSAPIALRSHGWRAKCLQRLVRLDMPVPRTVALSFEAVRAIAAGSMPELTALTGRFEAGQLLSVRPSAENPDWGGPGAILNIGMNDERHAEIAERCGEPVATALYLSFVQSYAQHVARLDPDMFAVVEPCLPALQAALYDYEKEMEEPFPQDPRKQLAEVLRSMARAWEGTSARLLRQAKGAPEEAGLGLVVQAMAGGLGTGESGAGVIQFIEPVTGAPQVTGRYAVRGQGREAISNNPQAIYLTKDPRGPSLEEQEPAAFAELIRHGAVCRQKLREEMQIEFTITGGKLWVLDALKVPRNSRAAVRIAVTLAEDGIITRKEALMRVTPRALSDLLHRQVDPRGARDVIARGIAASPGAATGRLVFTSTGAQASAARGEPCILVRRETSPEDIRGMHAAAGVLTERGGMTSHAAVIGRGLGVPCIVGASGLRIDLKARQLHTARHVLIEGDLITIDGTAGEVLRGEAVMLEPALDHWFSTLLDWADALRDIGVRANADTPADARIARGFKAEGIGLCRTEHMFFEDDRLTVMREMIFADSGQERAAALARLLPMQRSDFQELFAIMQGLPVCIRLFDPPLHEFLPHTREGMKQLADALDKPLSEVTRRAEELAEFNPMLGLRGVRLGVTLPEIYEMQARAIFEATIETGRRGEKVVPEIMIPLVSAMREVELVKARIDAVAAAVRVEKGTPFEYRLGVMVETPRAALRAAEIAQHADFMSFGTNDLTQMTYGLSRDDAGRFMSYYVQAGVFPEDPFHVLDTEGVGELLLIAAERGRSARKDLTLSICGEHGGSPESIAFCREAGFDYVSCSPFRVPVARLAAAQLTLHEADAAEPMPDLR, from the coding sequence ATGGCAACCAGAAACCTCAGCCTCGTCGATTACACCGAAATCACCGGTTCGGCGCCCATCGCGCTGCGCTCGCACGGGTGGCGCGCGAAGTGCCTGCAACGGCTGGTGCGGCTGGACATGCCGGTGCCGCGGACCGTCGCGCTGTCCTTTGAGGCGGTGCGCGCGATCGCGGCGGGCTCGATGCCCGAACTGACCGCGTTGACGGGCCGGTTTGAGGCCGGGCAGCTTCTGTCCGTGCGCCCCTCGGCCGAGAACCCCGACTGGGGCGGACCGGGGGCGATCCTGAACATCGGCATGAACGACGAGCGCCACGCCGAGATCGCCGAACGCTGCGGCGAGCCGGTCGCGACCGCGCTGTATCTTTCCTTTGTGCAGTCCTATGCGCAGCACGTCGCGCGGCTGGACCCCGACATGTTCGCGGTGGTGGAACCGTGCCTGCCGGCGCTACAGGCCGCGCTCTACGACTATGAAAAGGAAATGGAGGAACCCTTTCCCCAGGACCCGCGCAAGCAACTGGCCGAGGTTCTGCGCTCGATGGCGCGCGCGTGGGAGGGGACCTCGGCGCGGCTGCTCCGACAGGCCAAGGGCGCCCCTGAGGAGGCCGGTCTGGGCCTGGTCGTGCAGGCCATGGCGGGCGGGCTGGGCACGGGCGAAAGCGGCGCCGGCGTGATCCAGTTCATTGAGCCCGTGACCGGCGCGCCGCAGGTGACCGGGCGCTACGCGGTCCGGGGCCAGGGACGCGAGGCGATCTCGAACAATCCGCAGGCGATCTATCTGACCAAGGACCCGCGCGGCCCCTCTCTGGAAGAACAGGAACCCGCGGCCTTTGCCGAACTGATCCGTCACGGCGCGGTCTGCCGCCAGAAGCTGCGCGAGGAAATGCAGATCGAGTTCACCATCACCGGCGGCAAGCTGTGGGTGCTGGACGCGCTCAAGGTTCCGCGCAACAGCCGCGCCGCGGTGCGTATCGCCGTGACCCTGGCCGAGGACGGCATCATCACCCGCAAGGAAGCGTTGATGCGCGTCACCCCGCGGGCGTTGTCGGACCTGCTGCACCGTCAGGTCGATCCGCGCGGCGCCCGCGACGTGATCGCGCGCGGTATTGCCGCCAGCCCCGGCGCGGCCACCGGGCGGCTGGTCTTTACCTCGACCGGCGCGCAAGCCAGCGCCGCGCGCGGCGAACCCTGCATCCTGGTGCGGCGCGAAACCTCGCCCGAGGATATTCGCGGGATGCACGCGGCGGCGGGCGTCCTGACCGAACGCGGCGGCATGACCAGCCACGCGGCGGTGATCGGGCGCGGCCTGGGCGTGCCCTGTATCGTCGGCGCCTCCGGCCTCAGGATCGACCTGAAGGCCCGGCAGTTGCACACCGCGCGCCACGTCCTGATCGAGGGCGATCTCATCACCATCGACGGCACCGCCGGCGAGGTTCTGCGCGGCGAGGCCGTGATGCTGGAGCCGGCGCTGGACCATTGGTTCAGCACGTTGCTGGACTGGGCGGACGCGCTGCGCGACATCGGCGTGCGCGCCAATGCCGACACGCCGGCGGATGCGCGCATCGCCCGCGGGTTCAAAGCCGAGGGCATCGGCCTGTGCCGGACCGAACACATGTTCTTCGAAGATGACCGCCTGACCGTCATGCGCGAGATGATCTTTGCCGACAGCGGCCAGGAACGTGCTGCCGCGCTGGCCCGTCTGCTGCCCATGCAGCGGTCGGATTTTCAGGAGCTCTTCGCCATCATGCAGGGCTTGCCCGTGTGCATCCGCCTGTTCGACCCGCCGCTGCACGAATTCCTGCCCCACACGCGCGAGGGGATGAAGCAGTTGGCCGACGCGCTGGACAAGCCCCTGTCCGAGGTGACCCGCCGGGCCGAGGAACTGGCCGAGTTCAACCCGATGCTGGGTCTGCGCGGCGTGCGGCTGGGTGTGACCCTGCCCGAAATCTACGAGATGCAGGCCCGCGCCATCTTCGAGGCGACGATCGAAACTGGCCGCCGGGGCGAAAAGGTGGTCCCCGAGATCATGATCCCGCTGGTCAGCGCCATGCGCGAGGTCGAACTGGTCAAGGCCCGTATCGACGCCGTCGCGGCCGCCGTGCGCGTGGAAAAGGGCACCCCGTTCGAATATCGTCTGGGCGTGATGGTCGAGACGCCCCGCGCCGCGCTCAGGGCGGCCGAGATCGCCCAGCACGCCGATTTCATGTCCTTTGGCACCAATGACCTGACGCAGATGACCTATGGCCTGTCGCGCGATGACGCCGGGCGCTTCATGTCCTATTATGTGCAGGCCGGCGTCTTCCCCGAGGACCCGTTCCACGTGCTGGACACCGAGGGCGTGGGCGAATTGCTGCTGATCGCGGCCGAGCGTGGCCGCAGCGCGCGCAAGGACCTGACGCTGTCCATCTGCGGCGAGCATGGTGGCAGCCCCGAATCGATAGCCTTCTGCCGCGAGGCGGGCTTCGACTATGTCTCGTGTTCGCCATTCCGCGTTCCGGTGGCGCGTCTCGCCGCGGCGCAGCTGACCCTGCACGAAGCCGACGCGGCCGAACCGATGCCGGACCTGCGCTGA
- a CDS encoding trypsin-like peptidase domain-containing protein, which yields MTDRIVKVLFAACLALLLTPFAALAQATHWVQVEAHATLRTAEEFAARYQQRIGNIAGFRIAGGWYALAVGPFATADEAEARRQQLLASRDIREDAYVTDDSIYGQQFWPAGGNALAQAPVTDATTDATTEATTAATAGDTPAAPEPAAQEPVVADAPAADPVQAEPALADLPEETVDEARRLEYTLERDDRMAIQIALQWFGFYRSTIDADFGPGTRAAIRNWQEAQGFDGSGYLTTRQRANLLRSYDSAVARYAFGPFRDEAAGIEMTLPLGMVAFDRHEAPFSHFSEINNSGMRVLLISQEGSQSAFYGLYEILQTLEVIPLDGPRERNRNSFTIDGRSATQRAHVEARYQNGQIKGWALLWTPAADADAELIMNTMRDSFRMIDGVLPSDMGATASTVARRDLVSGLEVRRPEHSRTGFFVDSTGTVVTTAEAVQGCGRVTIDEAYLANVRSVDAASGIAVLTPQDPLVPLAFAQFAATEPSLDSEVRVAGFSYQDTLTRPIVTFGRLSEASGLNGEADLRTLTLDAQPGDSGGPVFDGSGAVIGMLLPRPATPGRMLPEDVNFAVSAQAIQAALTGAGVSPSVSSGTRAMSPEMLTRMSGDLSVLVSCWN from the coding sequence GTGACCGACCGTATTGTGAAAGTTCTTTTCGCCGCGTGCCTTGCCCTGCTTCTGACCCCGTTCGCCGCCCTCGCGCAGGCGACCCACTGGGTCCAGGTCGAGGCTCACGCGACCCTTCGCACGGCCGAGGAATTCGCGGCCCGCTATCAGCAACGCATCGGCAACATCGCCGGCTTCCGCATCGCGGGTGGCTGGTATGCGCTGGCGGTCGGCCCCTTTGCCACCGCCGACGAGGCCGAGGCCCGGCGCCAGCAGCTTCTGGCGTCGCGGGACATCCGCGAGGACGCCTATGTCACCGACGACAGCATCTATGGTCAGCAGTTCTGGCCAGCGGGCGGCAACGCGCTGGCCCAGGCCCCGGTGACGGACGCGACGACGGACGCAACGACCGAGGCGACGACCGCGGCGACGGCGGGCGATACGCCTGCGGCCCCGGAGCCCGCCGCGCAAGAGCCGGTCGTGGCCGATGCCCCGGCGGCGGACCCCGTCCAGGCCGAACCTGCGCTGGCCGACCTGCCCGAGGAAACCGTGGACGAGGCCCGGCGCCTTGAATACACGCTCGAACGCGACGACCGCATGGCGATCCAGATCGCGTTGCAGTGGTTCGGCTTTTACCGCAGCACCATCGACGCCGATTTCGGCCCCGGCACCCGCGCCGCGATTCGCAACTGGCAAGAGGCGCAGGGCTTCGACGGTTCGGGCTATCTGACCACCCGCCAGCGCGCCAACCTGTTGCGCAGCTATGACAGCGCCGTCGCCCGCTATGCCTTTGGCCCCTTCCGCGACGAGGCCGCCGGCATCGAAATGACCCTGCCCCTGGGCATGGTCGCGTTTGACCGCCACGAGGCCCCCTTCAGCCACTTCTCCGAGATCAACAATTCGGGGATGCGGGTGCTGTTGATCAGCCAGGAAGGCTCGCAAAGCGCGTTCTACGGGCTCTATGAAATCCTGCAAACGCTGGAAGTGATTCCGCTGGACGGTCCGCGCGAACGCAACCGCAACAGCTTCACCATCGACGGACGCAGCGCCACCCAGCGCGCGCATGTCGAGGCGCGCTATCAGAACGGCCAGATCAAGGGCTGGGCCCTGCTGTGGACCCCCGCCGCCGATGCGGATGCCGAACTGATCATGAACACGATGCGCGACAGCTTCCGCATGATCGACGGCGTGCTGCCGTCGGACATGGGCGCGACGGCGTCAACCGTGGCGCGGCGCGATCTGGTGTCCGGGCTCGAGGTGCGCCGCCCCGAGCATTCGCGCACCGGCTTCTTCGTCGATTCCACCGGCACCGTCGTCACCACGGCCGAGGCCGTCCAGGGCTGCGGCCGCGTCACCATCGACGAGGCCTATCTGGCCAACGTCCGTTCCGTCGATGCCGCCTCAGGCATCGCGGTGCTGACGCCCCAGGACCCGCTGGTGCCCCTGGCCTTTGCCCAGTTCGCCGCCACTGAACCCAGCCTGGACAGCGAAGTGCGCGTCGCTGGTTTCAGCTATCAGGACACGCTGACGCGGCCGATCGTGACCTTTGGCCGGCTCAGCGAAGCGTCGGGCCTGAACGGCGAGGCCGATCTGCGCACGCTGACGCTGGACGCCCAGCCCGGCGATTCCGGTGGTCCGGTGTTCGACGGATCGGGCGCGGTGATCGGCATGTTGCTGCCGCGCCCGGCCACCCCTGGCCGGATGCTGCCCGAGGACGTGAACTTTGCCGTCTCGGCGCAGGCGATCCAGGCGGCGCTGACCGGCGCGGGCGTTTCGCCCAGCGTCAGCAGCGGCACCCGGGCCATGTCGCCCGAGATGCTGACGCGCATGTCGGGCGATCTGTCGGTTCTGGTGTCCTGCTGGAACTGA
- a CDS encoding phosphoglucosamine mutase encodes MTRKLFGTDGVRGQANAWPMTAEMALKLGAAAGRHFRQDGKNGHRVVIGKDTRLSCYMLENALTAGLCSTGMNVLLLGPVPTPAVGFLTRSMRADVGIMISASHNPATDNGIKFFGPDGFKLSDQAEAAIEALIAEGCELAAPLEIGRARRIDDGLGRYVEYAKTTLPKGARLDGLKVVIDCANGAAYKAAPEVLWELGAEVIPVGVTPDGTNINKGVGSTQPRAAAETVVAHGADLGICLDGDADRVLILDEHGQVADGDQIMALMAARWAAEERLNDGTLVATVMSNLGLERFLHRKGLRLERTAVGDRYVVERMREKGLNLGGEQSGHIVMTDYATTGDGLIAGLQFLLAMAETGQPASALTRQFEPVPQSLRNVRYAAGQTPMEAASVRAAIAQAEARLHGSGRLLIRKSGTEPLVRVMVECEDTTLLDEIAAGLVAEIEAAL; translated from the coding sequence ATGACCCGGAAGCTCTTTGGCACCGACGGCGTGCGCGGACAGGCCAACGCATGGCCGATGACCGCCGAGATGGCGCTGAAACTGGGCGCGGCGGCGGGCCGCCATTTCCGGCAGGACGGCAAGAACGGGCACAGGGTGGTGATCGGCAAGGACACGCGGCTGAGCTGCTACATGCTGGAAAACGCCCTGACCGCCGGGCTGTGTTCGACCGGCATGAACGTGCTGCTGCTGGGTCCTGTGCCGACGCCGGCGGTCGGTTTCCTGACGCGCTCGATGCGGGCGGATGTGGGGATCATGATCTCGGCCAGCCACAACCCGGCCACGGACAACGGCATCAAGTTCTTTGGCCCTGACGGCTTCAAGCTGTCCGATCAGGCCGAAGCCGCGATCGAGGCGCTGATCGCCGAGGGGTGCGAACTGGCCGCCCCGCTGGAGATCGGTCGCGCCCGGCGCATCGACGACGGCCTGGGCCGCTATGTCGAATACGCCAAGACGACCCTGCCCAAGGGGGCGCGCCTGGACGGGTTGAAGGTGGTGATCGACTGCGCCAACGGTGCCGCCTACAAGGCCGCCCCCGAGGTCCTGTGGGAACTGGGGGCCGAGGTGATCCCCGTGGGCGTCACCCCCGACGGCACCAACATCAACAAGGGCGTCGGATCGACGCAACCGCGCGCGGCGGCGGAAACGGTCGTGGCGCATGGCGCGGATCTGGGGATCTGCCTGGACGGCGATGCGGACCGCGTGCTGATCCTGGACGAACACGGCCAAGTCGCCGACGGCGATCAGATCATGGCGCTGATGGCGGCCCGATGGGCGGCCGAGGAACGGCTGAACGACGGCACGCTGGTGGCGACGGTGATGTCGAACCTGGGGCTCGAACGGTTCCTGCACCGAAAGGGGCTGCGACTGGAACGCACCGCGGTGGGTGACCGCTACGTGGTCGAACGGATGCGCGAGAAGGGGCTGAACCTGGGCGGCGAGCAGTCGGGCCATATCGTCATGACCGATTACGCCACAACGGGCGACGGGCTGATCGCCGGCTTGCAGTTCCTGCTGGCCATGGCCGAGACCGGCCAACCCGCCAGCGCCCTGACGCGCCAGTTCGAACCCGTGCCGCAAAGCCTGCGCAATGTGCGTTACGCCGCCGGTCAGACCCCGATGGAGGCCGCCAGCGTGCGCGCCGCCATTGCCCAGGCCGAAGCGCGGCTTCACGGCTCGGGTCGGTTGCTGATTCGCAAGTCGGGCACCGAACCTTTGGTGCGGGTGATGGTGGAATGCGAGGACACGACCCTGCTGGACGAGATCGCCGCCGGCCTGGTGGCCGAGATCGAGGCCGCGCTCTGA
- a CDS encoding histidine kinase → MGRVTKGKIAALLLVVPALIAGGAMYYLQVYGYYTELEPQIGYQVATPDGGTARLDIADFRGIDSDSSPLRYRACFAITGSLPPMVEYADPTPLNAPGWFDCFSAETIGEDLETGAARAVLVESNTRYGFDHVMALYPDGRAYVWPQINHCGEKVFDGQPAPDDCPPPPQG, encoded by the coding sequence GTGGGTCGCGTGACCAAGGGCAAGATCGCCGCGCTGCTGCTGGTCGTCCCCGCGCTGATCGCGGGCGGGGCGATGTATTACCTGCAGGTATACGGATACTATACCGAACTGGAGCCGCAGATCGGCTATCAGGTCGCCACGCCCGACGGGGGCACGGCGCGGCTCGACATTGCGGATTTCCGGGGCATCGACAGCGACTCGTCGCCGCTGCGCTACCGGGCCTGCTTTGCCATCACCGGCAGCCTGCCGCCGATGGTGGAATATGCCGACCCGACGCCCCTGAACGCCCCCGGCTGGTTCGACTGTTTCAGCGCCGAGACCATCGGCGAGGATCTGGAAACCGGGGCCGCCCGCGCGGTGCTGGTGGAATCGAACACGCGCTACGGGTTCGACCACGTGATGGCGCTGTATCCCGATGGTCGCGCCTATGTCTGGCCGCAGATCAATCATTGCGGCGAAAAGGTCTTTGACGGCCAGCCCGCCCCCGACGACTGCCCGCCCCCGCCCCAAGGTTAA
- a CDS encoding cell wall hydrolase, with translation MALSAEREAMRGVSSALVSRATTPLAEPSAIRRYDIGYLMSMPQSNDSAVQCLQEAIYHEARGEDVYGQFAVAEVILNRVDLPNYPDSVCGVVHQNAGRRNACQFSYACNGRSRAMTEPTARRLANAIAQVMIAGAPRELTDGATHFHTSGVRPRWAASFRRTARYGSHLFYREPLRFSSN, from the coding sequence ATGGCGTTGAGCGCCGAACGCGAGGCCATGCGCGGTGTGAGTTCGGCGCTGGTCAGCCGTGCGACGACGCCCTTGGCCGAACCCTCGGCGATCCGGCGCTATGACATCGGGTATCTGATGTCGATGCCGCAATCCAACGACTCCGCGGTCCAGTGCCTGCAAGAGGCCATCTATCACGAGGCCCGGGGCGAGGATGTCTATGGCCAGTTCGCCGTGGCCGAGGTGATCCTGAACCGCGTCGATCTGCCGAATTACCCCGACAGCGTCTGCGGCGTGGTGCATCAGAACGCCGGGCGCCGGAACGCCTGCCAGTTCAGCTATGCCTGCAACGGGCGGTCGCGAGCGATGACCGAACCGACCGCGCGGCGCCTCGCCAATGCCATTGCGCAGGTCATGATCGCCGGTGCACCGCGCGAACTGACCGACGGTGCGACGCATTTCCACACCTCGGGTGTGCGGCCGCGCTGGGCGGCCAGCTTTCGACGCACCGCGCGCTACGGCTCGCATCTGTTCTACCGCGAACCCTTGCGGTTTTCGAGCAACTGA
- a CDS encoding glycine--tRNA ligase subunit alpha, with translation MSVSTAKPRSFQEIILRLQAYWAAKGCAILQPYDMEVGAGTFHPATTLRSLGSQPWAAAYVQPSRRPTDGRYGENPNRMQHYYQYQVLIKPSPPNLQELYLGSLDAIGIDTALHDVRFVEDDWESPTLGAWGLGWEVWCDGMEVSQFTYFQQVGGHDCRPVSGELTYGLERLAMYVLGIDHVMDMPFNDPEAPIPLTYGHIFRQTEQEYSRHNFDAATTDMLLRHFEDAEAECERLLAFDPQDPNSGKRIVMAHPAYDQCIKASHLFNLLDARGVISVTERQAYIGRVRALAKKCADAFVQTEAGGWVA, from the coding sequence ATGTCCGTTTCCACGGCGAAGCCCCGCAGCTTTCAGGAGATCATCCTGCGCCTTCAGGCCTATTGGGCCGCGAAGGGCTGCGCGATCCTGCAACCCTATGACATGGAGGTCGGCGCGGGCACCTTTCACCCGGCGACCACCCTGCGCAGCCTGGGCAGCCAACCCTGGGCAGCGGCCTATGTCCAGCCGTCGCGCCGTCCGACCGACGGCCGCTACGGCGAGAACCCGAACCGGATGCAGCACTATTACCAATACCAGGTGCTCATCAAACCCTCGCCGCCGAACCTGCAAGAGCTTTACCTCGGTTCGCTCGATGCGATCGGCATCGACACCGCGCTGCACGATGTCCGCTTTGTGGAAGACGACTGGGAATCCCCCACCCTGGGCGCCTGGGGTCTGGGCTGGGAGGTGTGGTGCGACGGTATGGAAGTGTCGCAGTTCACCTATTTCCAGCAGGTCGGCGGTCATGACTGCCGCCCGGTTTCGGGCGAGCTGACCTATGGTCTGGAACGGTTGGCCATGTATGTGCTGGGCATCGATCACGTGATGGACATGCCCTTCAACGACCCCGAGGCGCCGATCCCGCTGACCTATGGCCACATCTTCCGGCAGACCGAACAGGAATATTCGCGCCACAACTTCGACGCGGCGACCACCGACATGCTGCTCAGGCATTTCGAGGACGCCGAGGCCGAATGCGAGCGGCTGCTGGCCTTTGACCCCCAGGACCCCAACAGCGGCAAGCGCATCGTCATGGCGCACCCCGCCTATGACCAGTGCATCAAGGCCAGCCACCTGTTCAACCTGCTGGACGCGCGCGGCGTGATCTCGGTCACGGAACGCCAAGCCTATATCGGCCGCGTCCGCGCGCTGGCCAAGAAGTGCGCCGACGCCTTTGTGCAGACCGAAGCCGGGGGGTGGGTCGCGTGA
- a CDS encoding dihydroneopterin aldolase: MSTDSHLAFAHPEERAEATASADPRDRISLRDYQVEAEIGAFQTERGHTQRLMFNIVVEVRPQTGPVDDDVDKIMSYDTITEAIADELAAGRLNLLETLAEHVAERILAHPRAMRAFIRIEKLDRGPFKLGVDIIRTAAAQPVRQQTGDQLAVHPIVVYLDNAHIAAPDLPARIDVLAAGGMPVVLCVGLPDKDVPAVDVTAVQRRIDLLAIEQNAWVLAGRDRRWLVTESRTEIDWAIRQGRTIVWAPSKLVLDTPDAPIQHAANGPALALWLAESLAAQVMFLPEGIRLSAGSRVRLETFPA; encoded by the coding sequence ATGAGCACCGACAGCCACCTGGCCTTTGCCCATCCCGAAGAACGCGCCGAAGCCACCGCCTCGGCCGATCCGCGTGATCGGATTTCGTTGCGCGACTATCAGGTCGAGGCCGAGATCGGCGCCTTCCAGACCGAGCGCGGCCATACCCAGCGGCTGATGTTCAATATCGTGGTCGAGGTGCGGCCCCAAACGGGCCCGGTCGATGACGACGTGGACAAGATCATGTCCTACGACACCATCACCGAGGCCATCGCCGACGAACTGGCGGCGGGCCGGTTGAACCTGCTTGAAACGCTGGCCGAACACGTCGCGGAACGCATCCTTGCGCATCCCCGCGCGATGCGGGCCTTCATCCGCATCGAAAAGCTGGATCGCGGGCCGTTCAAGCTGGGGGTCGATATCATCCGCACCGCCGCCGCGCAGCCGGTGCGCCAGCAGACCGGCGATCAGCTCGCCGTGCATCCGATCGTCGTCTACCTGGACAACGCCCATATCGCCGCGCCCGACCTGCCGGCCCGCATCGACGTGCTGGCCGCGGGTGGTATGCCGGTGGTGCTGTGCGTCGGCCTGCCCGACAAGGACGTGCCCGCGGTCGATGTGACCGCCGTGCAGCGCCGCATCGACCTGCTGGCCATCGAACAGAACGCCTGGGTGCTGGCCGGGCGGGACCGCCGCTGGCTGGTCACCGAATCGCGCACGGAAATCGACTGGGCGATCCGACAGGGCCGCACCATCGTCTGGGCGCCGTCGAAGCTGGTGCTGGACACGCCCGACGCGCCGATCCAGCACGCCGCGAACGGTCCGGCGTTGGCGCTTTGGCTGGCGGAATCGCTGGCGGCGCAGGTGATGTTCCTGCCCGAGGGTATCCGGCTGTCGGCAGGAAGCCGCGTGCGTCTGGAAACATTTCCGGCCTGA
- the folP gene encoding dihydropteroate synthase, whose amino-acid sequence MTSPLHPVPRTDLPRPPGALPLAGSAHVWWDATGVARPAALSAPRPILPGLPVDRPLVMGIVNVTPDSFSDGGTLGGVPEAVARAQAMVAAGADILDIGGESTRPGAAEVPSDAEIVRTAPVIAAIRAAGIATPISIDTRKAGVAQAALTAGANIVNDVSALSWDPDLARVTAEAGAPICLMHAQGTPQTMQQAPRYQDVLGEVYDYLARRMDHAVAQGIAPERLISDVGIGFGKTLQHNLTLLKGLSRFHALGAPILLGASRKRFIGTLSGVDVAAQRVPGSVAVALWAAAQGAQILRVHDVAETVQALALWRALTLETNE is encoded by the coding sequence ATGACCTCGCCGCTGCATCCCGTTCCGCGCACCGATCTGCCGCGCCCGCCCGGCGCCCTCCCGTTGGCGGGCTCGGCGCATGTGTGGTGGGACGCGACCGGCGTCGCGCGGCCCGCGGCACTGTCCGCGCCGCGTCCGATCCTGCCGGGTCTGCCCGTGGACCGGCCGCTGGTGATGGGCATCGTCAATGTCACGCCCGACAGCTTCAGTGACGGCGGCACCCTGGGCGGGGTGCCCGAGGCCGTGGCGCGCGCGCAGGCGATGGTCGCGGCCGGGGCGGATATCCTGGACATCGGCGGCGAAAGCACCCGTCCCGGCGCCGCCGAGGTCCCCTCCGACGCCGAAATAGTCCGCACCGCGCCGGTCATCGCGGCGATCCGCGCGGCTGGAATTGCCACGCCGATCTCGATCGACACGCGCAAGGCCGGCGTGGCCCAGGCCGCGCTGACGGCCGGGGCGAATATCGTCAACGATGTCTCGGCCCTGTCGTGGGACCCCGATCTGGCCCGCGTCACCGCCGAGGCCGGCGCGCCGATCTGCCTGATGCATGCGCAGGGCACACCGCAGACGATGCAGCAGGCGCCCCGTTACCAGGACGTTCTGGGCGAGGTTTACGACTATCTCGCCCGGCGGATGGACCACGCGGTCGCGCAGGGGATCGCCCCCGAGCGGCTGATTTCGGACGTCGGCATCGGCTTTGGCAAGACGCTGCAACACAATCTGACCTTGCTGAAAGGCTTGTCGCGGTTCCATGCGCTGGGCGCCCCGATCCTGCTGGGGGCCTCGCGCAAGCGGTTCATCGGCACGCTGTCGGGGGTCGATGTCGCGGCGCAGCGCGTGCCGGGGTCGGTGGCGGTGGCGCTTTGGGCGGCGGCGCAGGGCGCGCAGATCCTGCGCGTGCACGACGTGGCGGAAACGGTTCAGGCGCTGGCGCTGTGGCGCGCGCTGACATTGGAGACGAACGAATGA